A section of the Flavobacteriales bacterium genome encodes:
- a CDS encoding MarR family transcriptional regulator, with protein sequence MPTPRSPFTSCLFFTSAALARTLDRSAREHFGAVELSPTQGFILIGVRSAPGISVSDLAVLLVLDQSTVTKTLDKMVSKGLVQREVFGRTVRVFLTGRGERLEADAKAAWKKVQLAYQALVGEGEVKHLCTIINQAQVKLSEVEA encoded by the coding sequence ATGCCGACCCCTCGCTCCCCGTTCACCTCCTGCCTGTTCTTCACCTCCGCCGCGTTGGCCCGCACCTTGGACCGCTCCGCGCGCGAACACTTCGGCGCTGTGGAGCTCAGTCCGACCCAAGGGTTCATCCTGATCGGCGTACGCTCCGCGCCGGGGATCTCCGTCAGCGACCTCGCCGTCCTGCTCGTCCTGGATCAGTCCACCGTGACCAAGACCCTCGACAAGATGGTCTCCAAGGGCCTCGTTCAACGCGAGGTCTTTGGTCGCACGGTGCGGGTCTTCCTCACTGGTCGTGGCGAGCGTCTTGAGGCGGATGCCAAGGCCGCGTGGAAGAAGGTGCAGCTGGCCTACCAGGCGCTCGTGGGGGAGGGGGAGGTGAAGCACCTGTGCACCATCATCAACCAAGCCCAGGTGAAACTGTCGGAGGTCGAAGCGTAG
- a CDS encoding triose-phosphate isomerase gives MRTVIAGNWKMNKDRPQASELLARLAEGAAGLPPDVEVIVAPAFPFLDLAVGHLRGTTISVAAQHCHEAPAGAFTGEVSAGMLASLGVKACIVGHSERRQYFGETDTAVHARIQALLAVGIAPIYCCGELRAEREAGRHQEVVGAQLHEALAGLPADAFATLIVAYEPVWAIGTGLNATADQAQEMHAFIRGRLRDLVPQHADRVPILYGGSCKPDNAAELFAGADVNGGLIGGASLDAPSFLELVRIAHRVKNPG, from the coding sequence ATGCGCACCGTGATCGCCGGCAACTGGAAGATGAACAAGGACCGGCCCCAGGCTTCCGAGCTGCTGGCCCGGCTCGCCGAGGGTGCCGCCGGGCTCCCCCCCGATGTGGAGGTCATCGTGGCCCCCGCCTTTCCGTTCCTGGACCTGGCGGTCGGGCACCTGCGGGGCACCACCATCAGCGTGGCCGCCCAGCATTGCCATGAGGCGCCTGCAGGCGCCTTCACCGGTGAGGTGAGCGCCGGCATGCTGGCCAGCCTGGGGGTGAAGGCCTGCATCGTGGGGCACAGTGAACGCCGGCAGTACTTCGGCGAGACGGACACGGCCGTGCATGCACGGATCCAGGCGCTGCTGGCGGTGGGTATCGCCCCGATCTACTGCTGCGGCGAGCTCCGTGCGGAGCGCGAGGCCGGCCGGCATCAGGAGGTGGTGGGCGCCCAGCTGCACGAGGCCCTGGCCGGACTGCCCGCCGACGCCTTTGCCACGCTCATCGTGGCCTACGAGCCGGTGTGGGCCATCGGCACCGGCCTGAACGCCACGGCGGACCAGGCGCAGGAGATGCACGCCTTCATCCGCGGCCGCCTCAGGGACCTGGTGCCGCAGCATGCCGATCGGGTACCCATTCTCTACGGCGGCAGTTGCAAGCCCGACAATGCGGCCGAGCTCTTCGCCGGGGCCGATGTGAACGGCGGTCTGATCGGCGGTGCCTCCCTGGACGCCCCTTCATTCCTGGAACTGGTGCGGATCGCCCACCGCGTGAAGAACCCCGGATGA
- a CDS encoding DoxX family membrane protein: MRILILLCRILVGATFIVSGLVKANDPLGFSYKLQEYFAESALNMPWLEPWALALAILACLGEIVLGFAVLVGGRMKLATWALVLLTLFFGWLTAYTATCDPNGTYTVLVNGVSEERGVTCVTDCGCFGDAMKGSIGRSLTPWESFTKDVILLVLVLPIFFAAVRRPGIPFNSAADDKVLLPGGLIGVAVWSWVFGSFFYLAFTIVGLLGYLMVKRYTQGARAEWTTAGWVSMLGAVFIWWCYAHLPWIDYRPYATGKSISEQKTMGQAPEQVIYMTYRNQATGESKEFDTRGAYPWDDSTWVYVDRRVEVLKAGVESPVQDFGLTDRDGNDITADVLGDPTPVLLVMIYNVEKADPGCMPEINSLAQAAFNAGWYVYGVSASPFERIEDFRHTHQTPFDFLQCDEKTVKTVVRSNPGVVLLQQGTVRGQWSCRDTPSLEEAKAQLP; encoded by the coding sequence ATGCGCATCCTGATCCTCCTCTGCCGCATCCTTGTCGGCGCCACATTCATCGTCTCCGGCCTGGTGAAGGCCAACGACCCGCTCGGCTTCAGCTACAAGCTGCAGGAGTATTTCGCCGAGAGCGCGCTCAACATGCCCTGGCTGGAGCCGTGGGCCCTCGCGCTGGCGATCCTGGCCTGCCTGGGCGAGATCGTGCTGGGCTTTGCAGTGCTGGTGGGGGGGCGCATGAAGCTGGCCACCTGGGCCCTCGTGCTGCTCACGCTCTTCTTCGGCTGGCTCACAGCCTACACCGCCACCTGCGACCCCAACGGCACCTACACCGTGCTCGTGAACGGGGTGTCCGAAGAGCGCGGCGTCACCTGCGTCACCGATTGCGGGTGCTTCGGGGATGCGATGAAAGGCTCCATCGGCCGGAGCCTCACCCCGTGGGAGAGCTTCACCAAGGATGTGATCCTGTTGGTCCTCGTACTGCCCATCTTCTTCGCCGCGGTCCGCCGTCCGGGCATCCCCTTCAACTCGGCCGCCGATGACAAGGTGTTGCTGCCCGGTGGGCTCATCGGCGTGGCCGTCTGGAGCTGGGTCTTCGGATCCTTCTTCTACCTCGCGTTCACCATCGTGGGCCTTCTGGGGTATCTGATGGTGAAGCGGTACACGCAGGGTGCGCGCGCCGAATGGACCACGGCCGGGTGGGTCTCCATGCTGGGTGCGGTCTTCATCTGGTGGTGCTATGCGCACCTCCCGTGGATCGACTACCGCCCTTACGCCACGGGGAAGAGCATCAGCGAACAGAAGACGATGGGCCAGGCGCCCGAGCAGGTCATCTACATGACCTATCGCAACCAGGCGACAGGCGAGAGCAAGGAGTTCGACACGCGCGGCGCCTATCCCTGGGACGACAGCACCTGGGTGTACGTCGACCGGCGGGTGGAGGTGCTGAAGGCCGGAGTGGAGAGCCCCGTGCAGGATTTCGGGCTCACCGACCGCGATGGCAACGACATCACCGCGGACGTGCTCGGTGACCCGACGCCCGTGCTGCTGGTGATGATCTACAACGTGGAGAAGGCGGACCCCGGCTGCATGCCTGAGATCAACAGCCTCGCCCAGGCGGCCTTCAACGCCGGCTGGTATGTCTATGGCGTGTCCGCAAGTCCGTTCGAGCGGATCGAGGACTTCCGCCACACCCATCAGACGCCGTTCGACTTCCTGCAGTGCGACGAGAAGACCGTGAAGACGGTCGTTCGCAGCAATCCCGGTGTCGTGCTGCTCCAGCAGGGCACCGTGCGCGGGCAGTGGTCCTGTCGCGACACGCCCAGCCTGGAGGAGGCGAAGGCGCAGCTGCCCTGA
- the crtI gene encoding phytoene desaturase yields MPPSTDRRCAVIGAGVAGLAVAIRLAHAGWKVTVLERGPMAGGKMGELRLDGHRFDRGPTVLTVPHHIDALFTLCGEDPREHWRYQRLDPGFHYHFEDGTVVRTWADRNALADEFAAHTGTERDRMIRFLDRSQEKLEITQKVFLERSLHVPGNYLNASTLSGLLRFGRIEPLTSMARSNAALLRAPKAAAILNQFASYNGANPYQAPATLNLISYFELALGSFHAEGGMYAVARALEGLARRQGVRFHFDTPVERIVVEGGRACGVEVNGVMERYDAVVSNADVLRTWRTLLKDQRAPRTSLAQPRSSSVIVFHWGMGRSHATLGPHNMFMSGDARQEYDRIFRDRTMHDDPSVYVHISSKLNPQDAPAGHENWFTMVSAPNNSGQDWDTLVGRTRENVQAKLSRMLGTDIASAITCEAVTDPRTIEALTDSPQGAIYGNSVNGILATLLRHPNFTRRIANLFFCGGSAHPGASIPLCLFSARITADLVQQRFRP; encoded by the coding sequence ATGCCCCCATCGACCGACCGCCGCTGCGCCGTGATCGGCGCCGGTGTTGCCGGCCTGGCCGTCGCCATCCGCCTGGCCCATGCGGGATGGAAGGTCACTGTGCTTGAACGCGGCCCGATGGCCGGCGGCAAGATGGGCGAGCTCCGTCTGGACGGCCACCGGTTCGACCGCGGGCCCACGGTGCTCACCGTACCACACCACATCGACGCGCTCTTCACCCTGTGTGGCGAAGATCCCCGGGAACACTGGCGCTACCAGCGCCTCGACCCCGGCTTCCACTACCACTTCGAGGACGGCACCGTGGTGCGCACCTGGGCCGATCGGAACGCCCTGGCCGATGAGTTCGCCGCCCACACCGGGACCGAGCGCGATCGGATGATCCGCTTTCTCGATCGCTCGCAGGAGAAGCTGGAGATCACGCAGAAGGTCTTTCTGGAGCGGTCGCTGCACGTGCCGGGTAACTACCTGAACGCGTCCACGCTCTCCGGCCTGCTGCGGTTCGGGCGCATCGAGCCGCTCACCAGCATGGCCCGGAGCAACGCCGCGCTGCTGCGCGCCCCGAAGGCGGCCGCCATCCTCAACCAGTTCGCCAGCTACAACGGGGCCAACCCCTACCAGGCGCCTGCGACCCTCAACCTCATCTCCTACTTCGAGCTGGCCCTGGGCTCCTTCCATGCGGAGGGCGGCATGTACGCGGTGGCCCGGGCGCTGGAAGGCCTCGCCCGCCGGCAGGGTGTGCGTTTCCACTTCGACACGCCGGTGGAGCGCATCGTGGTGGAGGGCGGACGCGCCTGTGGCGTGGAGGTCAACGGCGTCATGGAGCGCTACGATGCGGTGGTGAGCAATGCCGATGTACTGCGGACCTGGAGAACGCTGCTGAAGGACCAGCGGGCGCCGCGTACATCTCTCGCCCAGCCGCGCTCGAGCTCGGTCATCGTGTTCCACTGGGGCATGGGCCGCAGCCATGCGACGCTCGGGCCGCACAACATGTTCATGAGCGGGGATGCCCGCCAGGAGTACGACCGCATCTTCCGCGACCGGACCATGCACGACGACCCGTCCGTGTACGTCCACATCAGCAGCAAGCTGAACCCGCAGGACGCTCCGGCCGGGCATGAGAACTGGTTCACGATGGTGAGCGCGCCCAACAACAGCGGACAGGATTGGGACACCCTGGTGGGGCGCACGAGGGAGAACGTGCAGGCCAAGCTGTCGCGCATGCTCGGCACGGACATCGCCTCGGCGATCACCTGTGAGGCCGTGACCGACCCCCGCACGATCGAGGCCCTGACCGACAGCCCGCAGGGGGCGATCTACGGGAACAGCGTGAACGGCATCCTCGCGACCCTGCTGCGCCATCCGAACTTCACCCGCCGCATCGCGAACCTCTTCTTCTGCGGGGGCAGTGCGCATCCGGGCGCCAGCATCCCGCTCTGCCTGTTCAGCGCGCGGATCACCGCGGACCTTGTGCAGCAGCGATTCCGCCCCTGA
- the prmA gene encoding 50S ribosomal protein L11 methyltransferase, which produces MPWTEIDLLIRPLDPWRDLLMVELAELGFDSFEETPQGVKAAIRSERYDRRGVEQVLAPHRAHVQVSLEEREVPDTNWNAVWEAGFEPVRVGKEVLIRAAFHPADPGFGTKIVITPRMAFGTGHHATTRLMVEAMLAMDLAGKAVCDMGCGTGVLAILAARRGAAELLAVDNDPQAVDNARENLDANGCGTWPVKRGDVNDLEPDRWDLILANIERITLLRGMPALAKALRPGGTLLLSGFLAPDTDALRAAARLAGLRDGDAAQHGEWTLLACHRP; this is translated from the coding sequence ATGCCCTGGACGGAGATCGACCTGCTCATCCGACCGCTGGACCCCTGGCGGGACCTGCTGATGGTGGAACTGGCGGAACTGGGTTTCGACAGCTTCGAGGAGACCCCGCAGGGGGTGAAGGCGGCGATCCGTTCCGAGCGCTACGACCGGCGGGGGGTGGAGCAGGTCCTTGCCCCGCACCGGGCCCATGTACAGGTGAGCCTGGAGGAGCGTGAGGTCCCCGACACGAACTGGAACGCCGTGTGGGAGGCCGGGTTCGAACCGGTGCGCGTGGGGAAGGAGGTGCTCATCCGCGCCGCCTTCCATCCCGCCGACCCCGGCTTCGGCACGAAGATCGTCATCACCCCGCGCATGGCTTTCGGCACGGGGCATCACGCCACCACGAGGTTGATGGTCGAGGCCATGCTGGCGATGGACCTCGCGGGCAAGGCCGTGTGCGACATGGGCTGCGGTACCGGCGTGCTGGCCATCCTCGCCGCCCGGCGTGGGGCCGCGGAGCTGCTGGCGGTGGACAACGACCCGCAGGCCGTGGACAATGCCCGCGAGAACCTCGACGCCAACGGCTGCGGGACATGGCCGGTGAAGCGCGGTGACGTCAACGACCTGGAGCCCGACCGCTGGGACCTGATCCTGGCCAACATCGAGCGCATCACGCTGCTTCGCGGCATGCCTGCGCTGGCCAAGGCCTTGCGGCCGGGAGGCACCCTCCTGCTCAGCGGCTTCCTGGCCCCGGACACGGACGCGCTGCGCGCTGCGGCGCGCCTGGCCGGGCTGCGCGATGGCGACGCCGCGCAGCACGGAGAATGGACCCTGCTCGCCTGCCACCGACCATGA
- the folP gene encoding dihydropteroate synthase, with protein MIPPPIRWRVRGQLMHLPSPCVMGILNATPDSFHTGSRVDRGSALHLAERMLKEGASILDIGGASSRPGSSLLPLDEEMRRVLPVIEAVRKRFPEALLSVDTWRAEVAEAAVHAGACLVNDISGGTLDPAMLSTVADLHVPYVAMHMQGTPATMQVEPTYADVAGEVTRFLSGRLTACREARIPDVVIDPGFGFGKTTDHNYTLLRELPRLAALGAPVLVGVSRKRMINEVLGTSAADARNGTTALNTLALLGGAAILRVHDVREALEVVKLVGRFQEEAR; from the coding sequence ATGATCCCGCCCCCCATCCGCTGGCGCGTTCGCGGGCAGCTGATGCACCTGCCCTCGCCCTGCGTCATGGGCATTCTGAACGCGACACCCGATTCGTTCCACACAGGCAGCCGGGTGGATCGGGGGTCGGCCCTGCACCTCGCCGAACGGATGCTGAAGGAGGGCGCCTCCATCCTGGACATCGGCGGGGCCAGTTCGAGGCCGGGAAGCAGCCTTCTTCCGTTGGACGAGGAGATGCGTCGCGTCCTGCCGGTGATCGAAGCCGTGCGCAAGCGGTTCCCGGAAGCCCTGCTGAGCGTGGACACCTGGCGGGCCGAGGTGGCCGAGGCCGCCGTCCATGCCGGGGCCTGCCTGGTGAACGACATCAGCGGTGGAACGCTCGACCCCGCGATGCTGTCCACCGTGGCCGACCTCCACGTGCCCTATGTGGCGATGCACATGCAGGGCACACCGGCCACGATGCAGGTCGAACCCACCTACGCGGACGTGGCCGGGGAAGTGACGCGCTTCCTGAGCGGTCGGCTCACGGCCTGCAGGGAGGCCCGCATCCCCGATGTGGTGATCGATCCCGGGTTCGGCTTCGGCAAAACGACCGACCACAACTACACGCTGCTCCGCGAACTGCCTCGGCTCGCGGCGCTGGGTGCACCCGTTCTGGTGGGCGTTTCGCGCAAGCGCATGATCAACGAGGTGTTGGGCACCTCCGCCGCCGACGCCCGGAACGGCACCACCGCGCTGAACACCCTCGCCCTGCTCGGCGGAGCGGCCATCCTGCGCGTGCACGATGTGCGGGAAGCCCTCGAGGTGGTGAAGCTTGTGGGGCGGTTCCAGGAAGAGGCCCGATGA
- a CDS encoding DUF1599 domain-containing protein, producing MERTLSQYDAVIGECMALFTRKAQDYGTAWRVLRVPSLTDQIMIKAQRIRTLQTVGESKVGEGVRPELIGIINYAAMALVQLEHGVVDVPDLDAATATARVQAAIQQARDLMQRKNHDYGEAWRSMRVSSLVDLILMKLLRIKQIEDNAGATLVSEGIDANFLDIINYGVFAMIRLDEGA from the coding sequence ATGGAACGCACCCTGTCCCAGTACGATGCCGTCATCGGCGAGTGCATGGCCCTGTTCACCCGAAAGGCGCAGGACTATGGCACGGCCTGGCGGGTGCTCCGCGTCCCCTCCCTCACCGACCAGATCATGATCAAGGCGCAACGCATCCGCACCTTGCAGACGGTGGGGGAGAGCAAGGTGGGGGAAGGCGTGCGACCGGAGCTCATCGGCATCATCAACTACGCGGCCATGGCCTTGGTGCAGTTGGAACATGGCGTGGTGGATGTGCCGGACCTGGATGCGGCCACGGCCACGGCCCGTGTGCAGGCTGCCATCCAGCAGGCGCGCGACCTCATGCAACGCAAGAACCACGACTACGGCGAGGCCTGGCGGAGCATGCGCGTCAGTTCGCTGGTGGACCTCATCCTGATGAAGCTCTTGCGCATCAAGCAGATCGAGGACAACGCCGGGGCCACCCTCGTCAGCGAAGGCATCGATGCCAACTTCCTGGACATCATCAACTACGGCGTCTTCGCGATGATCCGCCTCGATGAGGGGGCTTGA
- the plsY gene encoding glycerol-3-phosphate 1-O-acyltransferase PlsY, which translates to MDFPWVYGAFSVVLAYLIGSIPTAVWWGRAFHGIDVREHGSRNAGATNTFRVLGPRAGVPVLLIDVLKGFMPVRVLPNLSGLEVDGEAWMWFRVTLVLVTVLGHLYPVFAGFRGGKGVATSLGGVLAVHPGAALLCVGAFALVFILSRYVSLGSMTAAVIYPLAVVLVFQETSPVKVGFAVVLCLMVLYTHRQNIGRLWRGEENRLDLAGRNAGSP; encoded by the coding sequence ATGGACTTCCCCTGGGTGTACGGAGCGTTCAGCGTGGTGCTCGCCTACCTCATCGGCAGCATCCCCACCGCGGTGTGGTGGGGCCGGGCCTTCCATGGCATCGATGTGCGCGAGCACGGCAGCCGCAACGCGGGCGCCACCAACACCTTCCGCGTGCTCGGCCCCCGGGCCGGTGTTCCCGTGCTCCTCATCGACGTGCTCAAGGGCTTCATGCCCGTGCGCGTGCTGCCCAATCTCTCCGGATTGGAAGTGGACGGGGAGGCGTGGATGTGGTTCCGCGTGACGCTCGTGCTGGTCACCGTGCTCGGGCACCTCTATCCGGTGTTCGCAGGCTTCCGGGGGGGCAAGGGCGTGGCCACCTCCCTGGGCGGGGTGCTCGCCGTGCACCCCGGCGCGGCGCTGCTCTGCGTGGGGGCCTTCGCGCTCGTCTTCATCCTGTCCCGCTACGTCTCGCTCGGGTCGATGACCGCGGCGGTCATCTACCCTCTGGCGGTGGTGCTGGTGTTCCAGGAGACCAGTCCGGTGAAGGTGGGCTTCGCTGTGGTGCTGTGCCTCATGGTGCTCTACACCCATCGCCAGAACATCGGTCGCCTGTGGCGCGGAGAGGAGAACCGGTTGGACCTGGCCGGACGGAACGCCGGAAGCCCATGA
- a CDS encoding tetratricopeptide repeat protein, which produces MVLPRGPLLAVLLSASGPLIAQQDSLLRIWRDEARPDTVRMHAAGEALRTLIYQDPDSALRLSMDLHETATRAGDRGRQAFALNFKGMAYVLMGNFYPAVVAYREMLALYEQLDDRRGVAGAHSNLGAVFHQQGDLVRALGHYEQCVPVFEALGDARGKAITASNLSGIHREMGDTASARRLLEQVLRSAEAAEERSGMAGAYGNLGLLAQDRGDLRGALALYSLSLRYRVLMNDRAGKALMQHDIGEVHRLLGRMDSASHWISASISLRDSLGDEPGLAQALVSLGLLALEQGRPKEAIDHCTRAAMSAADLQLRTVEEKACACLVKACERTGDRDCVDRNVARRAVLNDSLQRQEARAILARVEFRKSMVADSVQRALAASGDPGTGTGSRDRWLWLAAGLGAVGLGIWWWRRRSAQA; this is translated from the coding sequence ATGGTGCTTCCACGTGGGCCGCTCCTTGCCGTCCTGCTCTCGGCCTCCGGCCCGCTGATCGCCCAACAGGACAGCCTGCTCCGGATCTGGAGGGATGAGGCCCGTCCGGACACGGTGCGCATGCACGCCGCCGGTGAAGCGCTCCGCACCTTGATCTACCAGGACCCGGACAGCGCATTGCGCCTGTCCATGGATCTGCACGAGACCGCCACGCGCGCCGGTGATCGCGGACGCCAGGCGTTCGCGCTCAACTTCAAGGGCATGGCCTACGTGCTGATGGGCAACTTCTACCCTGCGGTGGTGGCCTATCGCGAGATGCTGGCGCTGTATGAGCAACTGGACGATCGACGTGGCGTGGCCGGAGCGCACAGCAACCTCGGTGCGGTGTTCCATCAACAGGGTGATCTGGTCCGCGCCCTGGGGCACTACGAACAGTGTGTGCCGGTCTTCGAGGCGTTAGGCGATGCACGCGGAAAGGCCATCACGGCGAGCAACCTCAGTGGCATCCATCGCGAAATGGGCGATACGGCCTCGGCGCGTCGGTTGCTCGAACAGGTGCTGAGGTCGGCGGAGGCCGCGGAGGAACGCTCCGGCATGGCCGGTGCCTATGGCAACCTCGGCCTTCTTGCCCAGGACCGGGGCGACCTTCGGGGCGCGCTCGCGCTCTATTCCCTGAGCCTGCGATACCGGGTGTTGATGAACGATCGCGCGGGCAAGGCGCTGATGCAGCACGACATCGGTGAGGTCCATCGGCTCCTTGGGCGGATGGATAGCGCGTCCCACTGGATATCGGCCAGCATCAGTTTGCGCGATTCGCTGGGCGACGAGCCGGGATTGGCCCAGGCCTTGGTCAGTCTGGGCTTGCTCGCCTTGGAGCAGGGTCGTCCGAAGGAGGCCATTGACCACTGCACCAGGGCGGCGATGTCCGCGGCGGACCTGCAATTGCGTACGGTGGAGGAGAAGGCGTGCGCGTGCCTGGTGAAGGCCTGTGAACGGACCGGCGATCGCGACTGCGTCGATCGCAACGTCGCGCGAAGGGCCGTCCTCAACGACAGCCTTCAGCGCCAGGAGGCGCGGGCGATCCTCGCCCGCGTCGAGTTCCGAAAGAGCATGGTGGCGGACAGCGTGCAACGCGCGCTCGCCGCGTCCGGCGACCCGGGAACGGGCACGGGCTCCAGGGACCGCTGGCTTTGGCTTGCCGCCGGGCTTGGCGCGGTCGGCCTGGGCATCTGGTGGTGGCGCAGGCGCTCCGCACAGGCCTGA
- a CDS encoding sterol desaturase family protein has product MMVLFHIGCVLGAFLAMEGVAWAAHKYIMHGIGWGLHRDHHQPDPGHRFQRNDWFALIFAIPSWLFMQTGVMGGCDWRLYVGIGILLYGIAYVYVHEVVIHNRPGRRRKIQNRYLQGLARAHFAHHRREGPEDGECFGMLLVPLKYFRRPKG; this is encoded by the coding sequence ATGATGGTCCTGTTCCACATCGGGTGCGTCCTCGGCGCCTTCCTGGCCATGGAGGGGGTGGCCTGGGCCGCCCACAAGTACATCATGCACGGCATCGGCTGGGGCCTGCACCGCGACCATCACCAGCCGGATCCGGGCCACCGGTTCCAACGCAACGACTGGTTCGCCCTGATCTTCGCCATCCCGAGCTGGCTGTTCATGCAGACCGGTGTGATGGGCGGCTGCGACTGGCGGCTCTATGTGGGCATCGGCATCCTCCTCTATGGCATCGCCTACGTGTACGTGCACGAGGTGGTGATCCACAACCGGCCGGGTCGGCGCCGCAAGATCCAGAACCGCTACCTGCAAGGCCTGGCAAGGGCGCATTTCGCCCATCACCGGCGTGAGGGCCCCGAGGACGGGGAGTGCTTCGGCATGCTGCTGGTCCCCCTGAAGTACTTCCGCCGGCCGAAGGGTTGA